The following proteins are encoded in a genomic region of Desulfosoma sp.:
- a CDS encoding PAS domain S-box protein, whose amino-acid sequence MKAGMNLPQVSLKWILLGVLAAIAFGAGFLWFYLTHENAHEKETAHFLETIAQFKAEELANWVQDQKDDASALQHSTLFRDYLTRFLADAEAPITESLEDLLRYVATSHVADDVLVLDREGRVRFALSGAQKVHSDDAAALEEALKTGRPVMTDLHVDLDTDEAFLTVAVPVYGWGTTPVEALGGVLLVTKALRFINPITQAWPVPSSTGEVLLVRREGNEVVFLNALRHKPDAAFRLRLSLDRVDLPAAMAARGQTGVVQGIDYRGVPVTAAIMPVKGTPWFLVAKMDRQEIEAPLRKMSLSIVGHFIGFTAFLIVLVFGARQSAEKAYYERLYRAESDLRKSMARQAAVLDAMSDAVIATDPEGRVEVWNPEAEKLSGFSAHEVMGKTLSQILAIQDAAKKPVPEGLLGLARKEFDGSAAPSFYLVHRSGRTIPVSVSVSPLESQSGEPKAFIFCLRDESRERLSRRIMEIRLDLMERSETEGVDRILPKILQDVADLMESAVGFYVSLVGDTDEVQCVYWSEKMPENFCGKNCTDGHRHLEHAGMWAEPARSHKPLIINDSRTLGVGRGMPEGHGPVERLLVVPVIQDGKPRALLALANKSSEYTQLDAETLETLASFIHQVVEHRKAEEKLRQSEARYKSLFQDHKAVKLLIDPQNGHIVDANRAAVDFYGWSQEELTRMFIQQINTLPPEAVKERMKEVKEGRRGYFEFQHRLADGSVRDVEVYSSRIDVDGKPYLHSIIHDVTGRKRMEAERARWLTAIEQAGEVMLITDADGFIQYVNPAFEAVTGYTREEAVGQKPAILKSGLQDEAFYRDMWATLKAGKKWSGRLVNKKKDGTLYTEETTITPVKDAEGNVVNYVAVMRDITEKLQLEQQFYQAQKLESVGRLAGGVAHDYNNSLTIILGFADLALRELPKESLAADYIREITRAAERSVSITRQLLAFARKQIIEPIVMDLNVSVEGTLKMLRRLIGEDINLVWKPGSHLWKVKMDPVQLDQILANLCVNAKDAIGGVGTITLETANISIGEDYCATHAEFIPGDYVMLAVTDTGCGMDKDTLDKIFEPFFTTKELGKGTGLGLSTVYGIVRQNRGFINVYSEPGVGTTFKIYLPRETEEVSTPAKEPSLDEVPRGKGETVLLVEDDPVLLEMTKVMLEDLGYEVLAAANPKEASALAKEYSGTIDLLMTDVIMPDMNGKALATEVREGRAGVKVLYMSGYTSNVVAHHGILDPGVSFLAKPFGYKDLAKKIRETLDKG is encoded by the coding sequence ATGAAAGCCGGAATGAATCTCCCCCAAGTCTCACTGAAGTGGATCCTCTTGGGCGTTTTGGCCGCCATAGCTTTTGGGGCCGGTTTCCTATGGTTCTATCTCACTCATGAAAATGCCCATGAAAAAGAGACGGCGCATTTCCTGGAGACCATCGCCCAGTTCAAAGCCGAAGAGCTTGCGAATTGGGTTCAGGACCAAAAAGATGATGCATCGGCTTTGCAGCATTCAACCCTCTTCAGGGACTATTTGACGCGCTTTTTGGCGGACGCGGAAGCCCCTATTACGGAATCCCTGGAGGATCTCCTGCGATACGTGGCCACCAGCCATGTTGCGGACGATGTGCTTGTCTTGGATCGAGAGGGTCGAGTTCGGTTTGCTTTGAGCGGTGCCCAGAAGGTTCATTCGGATGACGCTGCCGCTCTTGAAGAAGCGCTCAAAACAGGTCGTCCCGTCATGACTGATCTGCATGTCGATCTGGATACCGATGAAGCCTTTCTTACAGTGGCCGTGCCGGTCTATGGCTGGGGAACCACACCCGTGGAAGCTTTAGGAGGAGTTCTTCTGGTGACCAAAGCTTTGCGGTTTATCAACCCCATAACACAGGCATGGCCTGTTCCCAGTTCCACGGGAGAAGTGCTGCTGGTGAGGCGTGAAGGAAACGAAGTGGTGTTTCTGAATGCTTTGCGCCATAAACCCGATGCGGCCTTTCGTCTTCGCCTGTCCTTGGACCGAGTGGATCTCCCGGCGGCCATGGCGGCTCGAGGCCAAACAGGTGTGGTTCAAGGGATCGACTATCGCGGTGTTCCCGTGACGGCGGCCATCATGCCTGTGAAAGGAACTCCCTGGTTTCTGGTGGCCAAAATGGATCGCCAGGAAATAGAGGCTCCTTTGCGTAAGATGTCTCTATCGATTGTGGGGCATTTTATAGGGTTCACTGCCTTTCTCATCGTCCTGGTTTTCGGGGCGCGTCAAAGCGCCGAAAAGGCCTACTATGAACGCTTGTATCGTGCTGAATCCGACCTAAGAAAATCCATGGCTCGTCAAGCGGCCGTGCTCGATGCCATGAGCGATGCGGTCATCGCTACGGACCCTGAAGGCCGTGTGGAAGTGTGGAATCCGGAGGCGGAAAAGCTGTCGGGTTTTTCAGCTCATGAGGTTATGGGGAAAACATTGTCCCAGATTCTTGCGATTCAGGATGCTGCAAAGAAACCGGTGCCCGAAGGCCTTTTAGGACTGGCGAGGAAAGAATTTGATGGGAGCGCCGCTCCTTCTTTTTATCTCGTGCATCGGTCGGGTCGAACGATTCCCGTCTCGGTGAGTGTCTCTCCCCTGGAAAGTCAATCCGGCGAACCGAAGGCTTTTATCTTTTGCTTGAGGGATGAGAGCCGTGAAAGGCTATCGAGACGGATCATGGAGATTCGATTGGATTTGATGGAACGATCCGAAACCGAAGGCGTTGACCGTATTTTACCCAAGATTCTTCAGGATGTGGCGGATCTTATGGAAAGTGCCGTAGGTTTCTATGTGTCCTTGGTTGGCGATACCGACGAAGTTCAATGCGTCTATTGGTCCGAAAAAATGCCGGAAAATTTTTGTGGAAAGAATTGCACGGACGGTCATCGCCATTTGGAACACGCCGGAATGTGGGCTGAACCAGCTCGATCGCATAAGCCTTTGATCATAAACGACAGCAGAACCTTGGGAGTTGGGCGAGGTATGCCCGAGGGCCACGGACCGGTGGAGCGTCTTCTCGTGGTGCCCGTTATCCAGGACGGCAAGCCCCGCGCCTTATTAGCCCTGGCTAATAAAAGTTCCGAATATACTCAGTTGGATGCGGAAACCCTCGAGACGCTGGCCAGCTTCATCCATCAGGTGGTGGAACACCGCAAAGCCGAAGAAAAACTCAGACAAAGTGAAGCCCGCTACAAGAGCCTTTTTCAAGATCACAAGGCCGTGAAACTCCTGATAGACCCACAGAACGGACACATCGTGGACGCCAATCGAGCAGCGGTGGATTTTTACGGCTGGTCCCAAGAAGAATTGACGCGTATGTTCATTCAACAGATCAACACGTTGCCTCCAGAAGCCGTCAAAGAACGCATGAAAGAAGTGAAGGAAGGACGGCGGGGCTATTTTGAGTTCCAGCACCGTCTTGCCGATGGATCCGTAAGAGACGTGGAAGTGTACAGCAGCCGCATTGATGTGGACGGAAAACCGTACCTCCATTCCATCATTCACGATGTGACCGGAAGGAAAAGAATGGAAGCCGAGCGGGCTCGGTGGCTGACTGCTATCGAGCAGGCCGGTGAAGTGATGCTCATCACCGATGCCGACGGTTTCATTCAGTACGTGAACCCGGCTTTTGAGGCTGTTACGGGATACACTCGGGAGGAAGCGGTTGGCCAAAAGCCCGCCATCTTAAAGAGCGGGCTTCAAGATGAGGCGTTTTATCGCGATATGTGGGCTACCTTGAAGGCCGGAAAGAAATGGTCAGGCCGCTTGGTCAACAAGAAAAAAGACGGAACCTTGTATACGGAAGAGACTACCATCACGCCGGTTAAGGATGCCGAAGGCAATGTCGTTAATTATGTGGCCGTCATGCGGGATATTACGGAAAAGCTTCAGTTGGAACAGCAGTTTTACCAGGCTCAGAAACTGGAATCTGTGGGACGCCTGGCGGGAGGAGTGGCCCACGACTACAACAACAGCCTCACCATTATTTTGGGATTTGCGGATCTCGCTTTGAGAGAACTTCCCAAGGAAAGCTTGGCTGCCGACTACATTCGTGAAATCACTCGAGCGGCGGAACGATCCGTGTCCATCACACGTCAATTGCTGGCTTTTGCCCGCAAACAAATCATCGAGCCCATCGTGATGGATTTGAATGTTTCGGTGGAGGGAACCCTAAAAATGCTAAGGCGCCTCATCGGGGAAGACATCAATTTGGTATGGAAGCCAGGGTCCCATTTATGGAAGGTCAAGATGGATCCCGTGCAGTTAGATCAAATCCTGGCGAATCTATGTGTCAATGCTAAGGACGCCATCGGAGGTGTTGGAACCATAACTTTGGAGACGGCAAACATTTCCATCGGTGAAGACTACTGCGCGACCCATGCGGAGTTTATTCCCGGAGATTACGTCATGCTGGCCGTAACCGACACAGGCTGCGGTATGGATAAGGACACTCTGGATAAGATTTTCGAGCCTTTTTTCACCACCAAAGAATTGGGAAAGGGAACTGGGTTAGGATTATCCACGGTTTACGGTATTGTACGGCAAAATCGTGGTTTCATTAATGTGTACAGCGAGCCCGGTGTGGGAACCACCTTTAAAATCTATTTACCACGGGAGACGGAAGAGGTGTCCACCCCGGCTAAAGAGCCATCCTTGGATGAGGTGCCGCGGGGTAAAGGGGAGACCGTTCTCCTGGTAGAAGACGACCCTGTGCTCTTGGAAATGACGAAAGTCATGCTGGAGGATCTTGGTTACGAAGTGTTGGCGGCGGCAAATCCCAAGGAGGCTTCGGCCTTGGCCAAGGAATATTCCGGGACCATAGATCTGCTCATGACCGATGTGATCATGCCCGACATGAACGGAAAGGCTCTGGCTACCGAGGTTCGAGAAGGACGCGCTGGCGTGAAAGTCCTCTATATGTCAGGGTATACGTCCAACGTGGTTGCCCATCACGGGATCTTGGACCCTGGAGTGTCCTTCTTGGCAAAGCCGTTCGGGTATAAAGATCTTGCGAAAAAAATTCGCGAAACCTTGGACAAGGGCTAA
- a CDS encoding DUF6125 family protein: MDGSAFLVGVVEARWILETLEREVARMGELSAIKSFEELTAEELVPWVMDGLRRTLVHYGCWFREVEYQLGMIKAMEVEAEAGDAAFSIILKRLSKVLGFEMDGDVPKALKNLDKTKLLELMDAVGTNWLANDGVWFQAVEKRFGMDAAKRCNDTCWTRFSPYEALRIKKLLGLEPLPGLAGLKAALGYRLYARINRQTIEDVDDHSFIFRMVDCRVQAARKRKGLPDYPCKSAGLVEYPYFAEAIDPRIRTECVGCPPDAHPDSWWCAWKFTLKA, from the coding sequence ATGGATGGGAGTGCTTTTCTGGTGGGCGTTGTGGAAGCGAGGTGGATACTGGAAACTCTGGAACGGGAGGTGGCACGCATGGGTGAGCTATCGGCAATCAAGAGTTTTGAAGAATTGACGGCGGAAGAACTGGTTCCTTGGGTGATGGACGGGCTTCGGCGCACGCTGGTGCATTACGGATGTTGGTTTCGTGAAGTGGAATACCAATTGGGAATGATCAAGGCCATGGAGGTGGAAGCGGAAGCCGGAGATGCCGCTTTTTCCATTATTCTTAAAAGGTTGTCAAAGGTTTTGGGCTTTGAAATGGACGGCGATGTCCCCAAGGCGCTTAAGAACCTGGACAAGACCAAACTGTTGGAGCTCATGGACGCTGTGGGCACCAACTGGCTGGCCAATGACGGTGTGTGGTTTCAGGCGGTGGAAAAACGCTTTGGTATGGATGCGGCCAAACGGTGCAATGATACGTGTTGGACACGATTTTCTCCCTATGAAGCCCTGCGCATTAAAAAACTCTTGGGCCTGGAGCCGCTTCCTGGATTGGCCGGCCTTAAAGCCGCTCTGGGTTACCGCCTTTACGCCCGTATCAATCGCCAAACCATCGAAGATGTGGACGATCATAGTTTTATCTTTCGCATGGTGGATTGCCGTGTGCAAGCGGCTCGTAAACGCAAGGGCCTTCCCGACTATCCCTGTAAATCGGCAGGCCTTGTGGAATACCCCTATTTCGCCGAAGCCATTGATCCAAGAATTCGTACCGAATGCGTCGGGTGCCCGCCTGATGCCCATCCGGATTCTTGGTGGTGTGCCTGGAAATTCACTTTAAAAGCATAG
- the lpxC gene encoding UDP-3-O-acyl-N-acetylglucosamine deacetylase: MRYDLFTQHTIQAEVRFSGTGLHSGACVHVRLCPAPPDHGVIFYRVDMPGSPSVPARYDHVVDTSLATVIGKNGVCVSTVEHFMAALRVVGLDNVRVEIDGAEMPVLDGSAKPFLDILQDAGVKDQKVSKKCLRIDHPFMVSQGDAYIKVFPSDELRICYTIEFPHPLVGRQAYVWSFDPGSFAREVACARTFGFLRDVQSLQSRGLALGGSLENAVVFDDLDVLNPEGLRYRDECVRHKVLDFVGDLGLCPFPVFGTFEAYKAGHALHNRLLRALCERPGYVRFIPAVAAVHSGRAMPPRPNLSWKPPVLSV, translated from the coding sequence GTGCGCTATGACCTTTTCACGCAACATACGATTCAAGCGGAAGTGCGATTCAGCGGGACGGGCCTGCATTCGGGGGCTTGTGTGCATGTCAGGCTCTGTCCCGCGCCTCCCGACCACGGCGTGATCTTTTACCGCGTGGATATGCCGGGATCTCCGAGCGTCCCCGCCCGTTATGACCATGTGGTGGACACATCCTTGGCCACCGTGATCGGCAAAAACGGGGTGTGCGTGTCCACGGTGGAACATTTCATGGCGGCCTTGCGGGTGGTCGGATTGGACAATGTGCGGGTGGAAATCGATGGGGCGGAAATGCCGGTTTTAGACGGCAGCGCGAAACCTTTCTTGGATATTCTTCAAGACGCGGGCGTCAAGGACCAGAAGGTTTCGAAAAAGTGCTTGCGGATTGATCATCCGTTTATGGTGAGTCAAGGGGACGCCTACATCAAGGTGTTTCCGTCCGATGAGTTGCGTATTTGCTACACTATTGAGTTTCCGCATCCTTTGGTAGGGCGCCAGGCTTATGTCTGGTCCTTTGATCCTGGATCTTTTGCGAGGGAAGTGGCGTGCGCACGCACCTTTGGGTTTTTGAGGGACGTACAAAGCCTGCAAAGTCGCGGCTTGGCTTTGGGAGGTTCTTTGGAAAACGCCGTGGTCTTTGACGATCTGGATGTCCTTAATCCAGAGGGGCTTCGGTATCGGGATGAATGCGTCCGGCATAAGGTGCTGGATTTTGTGGGTGATTTGGGGCTGTGCCCGTTTCCGGTCTTTGGAACTTTTGAAGCTTACAAGGCGGGGCATGCTCTGCACAATCGTCTGTTGAGAGCCCTGTGTGAGCGACCCGGATATGTGCGTTTCATCCCGGCTGTTGCGGCGGTCCATTCTGGAAGGGCGATGCCGCCCCGCCCAAACCTCTCCTGGAAACCACCTGTTTTGTCTGTCTGA
- a CDS encoding DUF4390 domain-containing protein encodes MRKAFFFAGCFLWLTLAAVDPVWSRNTADIVDLKVFADPPTLKISFRIDNCFNEDMEQAIQSGVATTFRIRVRVEKDGLPWLRERLVDASVERTIRYDTLHEQYLVSRADEPTSWLSTKDWEEAKIWMSEIRDFPVMALWRLASDQTYLVQVKAELSKAQVPNFLRYIFVFVSLWDFETPWVTAYYTHSPTR; translated from the coding sequence ATGCGCAAAGCGTTTTTTTTTGCTGGTTGTTTCCTGTGGCTCACTTTGGCGGCCGTCGATCCTGTATGGTCCCGAAATACAGCGGATATCGTTGACCTGAAGGTCTTTGCGGACCCTCCTACCCTTAAGATCAGCTTTCGCATCGACAATTGCTTCAATGAAGACATGGAACAGGCTATTCAAAGCGGAGTGGCCACCACCTTTCGTATTCGTGTTCGTGTTGAAAAGGATGGTTTGCCATGGTTACGCGAACGTCTTGTGGATGCTTCGGTGGAGCGCACCATTCGCTACGATACCTTGCATGAACAGTACCTGGTGTCCCGGGCGGATGAGCCCACCTCATGGCTTTCCACAAAGGACTGGGAAGAAGCCAAGATCTGGATGAGTGAAATTCGTGACTTTCCTGTCATGGCTCTCTGGCGTCTGGCTTCGGATCAAACGTACTTGGTCCAAGTCAAAGCGGAATTATCTAAAGCTCAGGTGCCGAACTTTTTACGATATATTTTTGTCTTCGTAAGCCTCTGGGATTTCGAAACACCCTGGGTGACCGCGTATTATACCCACTCCCCGACCCGTTGA
- a CDS encoding ATP-binding protein, whose amino-acid sequence MTSQDTAMIRRRRRRERAVIFTVLSLVLVLGFFQGWFFHYKSELSLFSNVLLIVLVNVNLILLLLLLYLVIRQIVKLVFERKKGVLGHKLRTRLTLAFVALTLIPTVPLFAIAVQFMSLSLNYWFSNKVEQSLAQSLELGRGYLRQVHRDALAELKTVSAEIFSHGSEREDGSLALQIPPLFWERHQLAAVFLVDAEGRLLDVAWGNPEWSRFEATLAQTVRDRLKDVTVQTEGVPLAMGELGDALLVWDHLEVQGEDPHAPKSLGVLRRLPSDLMAKLNTVVQGYQNYRQLKLFKAPLKTTYLITFSIVTLLVAFAAIWFGLYLARHITGPIQSLLTATNQVAHGNLDVSLHVDREDEMGLLMVSFNHMVRDLRASREQLTKAYQALQQSHQELEARRRYMEIVLGNIGAGVVGVAADGTVQAMNKAAEQMSGIRAEEITGKHYRNFLQPEHLEVVKSFLRLYRISRQTYMEKQVQVLVGNRLLSLLVKVSVLLDENKKLQGAVVVLDDLSELQRAQRAAAWREVARRIAHEIKNPLTPIRLCAQRLRRRYGTDEQGGDAVVNECTETIIQQVDHMKRLVNEFSQFARMPEARPQPCDLRVLAQEALALYRHTHGNIRFQLKSSEDFPILFLDSDQFRQVLNNLLENAVQALDGREGDVEIRLDYDPILRIARLECADTGPGLSSEAKGRVFEPYFSTKEKGMGLGLAIVAKIVADHHGFVRIRDNVPHGTVFIIELAATFGEETQNWI is encoded by the coding sequence ATGACGTCCCAAGACACTGCCATGATTCGCCGGCGCCGTCGACGCGAAAGGGCCGTGATTTTTACGGTTTTGTCTCTTGTCCTGGTCTTGGGTTTCTTTCAGGGATGGTTCTTTCACTACAAATCCGAACTGTCCCTGTTCAGTAACGTGCTCCTTATCGTTCTCGTCAATGTCAATCTGATCCTGCTGCTTCTGCTCCTCTACCTGGTCATTCGTCAGATCGTGAAGCTTGTGTTTGAGCGAAAAAAAGGGGTGCTGGGCCACAAGTTGCGCACGCGTCTTACCCTGGCTTTTGTGGCCCTGACCTTGATTCCTACTGTTCCACTCTTTGCCATAGCCGTGCAGTTTATGTCCCTGAGTCTCAACTATTGGTTCAGTAACAAGGTGGAGCAATCTTTAGCGCAAAGCCTGGAATTGGGTAGAGGATATCTTCGACAGGTCCATCGGGATGCGCTTGCAGAACTAAAGACGGTGTCGGCGGAAATATTTTCTCATGGTTCCGAACGAGAAGACGGCTCCTTGGCTCTTCAAATACCGCCGTTGTTCTGGGAACGTCACCAGCTTGCCGCGGTCTTTCTCGTGGATGCTGAAGGAAGGTTGCTGGATGTGGCTTGGGGAAATCCCGAGTGGTCAAGGTTCGAGGCGACGTTGGCGCAGACGGTTCGGGATCGACTCAAGGATGTGACAGTCCAAACGGAAGGGGTCCCTCTGGCCATGGGAGAACTCGGGGATGCTCTCCTCGTTTGGGATCATCTAGAAGTCCAAGGTGAGGATCCTCACGCCCCCAAGTCTTTGGGGGTGCTTCGAAGGCTTCCTTCAGACCTCATGGCCAAGCTGAACACGGTGGTTCAGGGTTATCAAAACTATCGGCAATTGAAACTCTTTAAAGCCCCCTTGAAAACCACCTACTTGATCACCTTTTCCATTGTGACGTTGCTGGTGGCTTTTGCCGCCATCTGGTTTGGATTGTACCTGGCACGCCATATCACCGGTCCCATTCAAAGCTTGCTGACCGCCACGAACCAGGTGGCTCACGGGAATCTGGATGTGAGCCTTCATGTGGACCGGGAAGACGAGATGGGGCTTCTGATGGTGTCGTTTAACCACATGGTACGCGACTTGAGAGCGAGTCGAGAACAGCTCACGAAGGCTTATCAGGCTCTGCAGCAAAGCCACCAAGAGTTGGAAGCACGCCGCCGATACATGGAAATTGTTTTGGGCAACATTGGAGCCGGGGTTGTGGGCGTGGCCGCAGATGGCACCGTGCAGGCCATGAACAAGGCAGCGGAACAGATGTCCGGCATACGAGCTGAAGAAATCACGGGAAAGCATTACAGGAATTTTCTCCAGCCGGAGCATTTGGAAGTGGTGAAGTCTTTTCTCAGGCTTTATCGAATCAGCCGCCAAACCTACATGGAAAAGCAGGTGCAGGTGCTGGTGGGAAACCGTCTTCTGAGCCTGTTGGTTAAAGTCAGTGTCCTGCTGGATGAAAACAAGAAGCTTCAGGGTGCCGTGGTGGTGCTGGATGACTTGAGTGAACTGCAAAGGGCGCAGAGGGCCGCGGCTTGGAGAGAAGTGGCGCGTCGTATCGCCCATGAAATCAAAAACCCCCTTACCCCCATTCGACTGTGTGCCCAGAGATTACGCCGCCGTTATGGAACAGATGAACAGGGTGGAGATGCGGTGGTCAATGAATGCACGGAAACCATTATTCAGCAAGTGGATCATATGAAACGGCTGGTCAATGAATTTTCGCAATTCGCCCGCATGCCGGAAGCACGACCGCAGCCGTGTGACTTGAGGGTTCTGGCTCAGGAAGCCTTGGCTTTATACCGACACACCCACGGAAACATTCGGTTTCAGCTGAAATCCAGCGAAGATTTTCCGATCCTTTTTTTGGATTCGGATCAGTTTCGCCAAGTTTTGAATAATCTTTTGGAAAACGCCGTGCAAGCGCTTGACGGTCGGGAAGGGGACGTGGAGATTCGGCTGGATTACGATCCCATTCTCAGAATCGCACGCCTGGAATGTGCGGATACGGGTCCAGGACTGTCTTCCGAAGCCAAAGGAAGGGTTTTTGAACCGTACTTCTCCACCAAGGAAAAGGGGATGGGATTGGGTTTGGCTATTGTGGCCAAGATTGTGGCGGATCATCACGGCTTTGTGCGGATTCGAGACAATGTGCCGCATGGAACGGTGTTTATCATAGAACTGGCTGCAACCTTTGGTGAAGAGACTCAAAACTGGATCTGA
- a CDS encoding sigma-54 dependent transcriptional regulator yields MGIKVLVVDDEPNIVRSLKGVLEDEGYEVVSAASGESALEELRKEFPDVVLLDIWLPGMDGLEVLQRIKETYPALPVIIISGHGTIETAVRATRMGAFDFVEKPLSLERVLVSLQNALQVSRLESENLLWRQKAERRYRITGQSPAIVRLREFIERAAPSNATVLITGENGTGKELAARSIHYLSPRRQKPLIEVNCAAIPEELIESELFGHEKGAFTGAQERRRGKFDLADGGTLFLDEIGDMSLKTQAKILRILQEQSFERVGGSRTIRVDVRIVAATNKDLTEEIKAGRFRQDLYFRLNVIPIHVPPLRERLEDIPLLVEDFLEQFSRESSMGRKVLAPEVYPVLSRYAWPGNVRELKNFVERLVIMTPSRTITLKDLPEDFLRQLGDDAPKNDPFQHATFKEARFSFEREYLWRKLKEFDWNVSLTAQNIGLERTHLHRKMKALGLRPTHETEEDGENRSAQV; encoded by the coding sequence ATGGGAATCAAGGTTCTGGTGGTGGATGACGAACCGAACATTGTTCGATCGCTCAAGGGAGTTTTGGAAGACGAGGGCTATGAAGTGGTGTCGGCCGCTTCCGGAGAATCGGCTCTGGAGGAACTACGCAAAGAATTTCCCGATGTGGTGCTCCTGGATATATGGCTTCCAGGGATGGACGGTTTGGAGGTGCTGCAGCGGATCAAGGAAACGTACCCGGCGCTTCCTGTGATCATTATTTCCGGTCACGGCACCATAGAAACGGCGGTGCGGGCGACCCGCATGGGAGCCTTTGACTTTGTGGAAAAGCCCCTGTCTTTGGAAAGGGTACTGGTGAGTCTTCAGAACGCCTTGCAGGTTTCCCGTTTGGAATCGGAAAATCTGCTATGGCGTCAAAAGGCGGAAAGACGTTATCGTATTACGGGTCAAAGCCCGGCCATCGTACGTCTGCGCGAATTTATCGAACGGGCGGCTCCCAGCAACGCCACCGTGCTCATCACCGGGGAAAACGGGACGGGCAAAGAACTGGCCGCTCGTTCCATTCACTATCTCAGCCCTCGAAGGCAAAAGCCCCTCATTGAAGTTAATTGCGCCGCCATTCCGGAAGAACTGATTGAAAGTGAATTGTTCGGGCATGAAAAAGGGGCGTTTACCGGGGCTCAGGAAAGACGGCGAGGTAAATTCGACCTGGCGGACGGAGGAACCTTGTTCCTTGATGAAATCGGGGACATGAGCCTCAAGACTCAGGCAAAGATATTGCGTATTCTTCAGGAACAATCCTTTGAAAGGGTTGGAGGATCTCGAACCATTCGCGTCGATGTGCGTATCGTGGCCGCCACCAACAAGGATCTGACCGAGGAAATCAAGGCGGGAAGATTTCGTCAGGACCTGTATTTTCGGCTGAATGTCATCCCCATTCATGTGCCGCCTCTAAGGGAACGGTTGGAGGACATTCCCTTGTTGGTGGAAGATTTTTTGGAACAGTTTTCTCGAGAGAGTTCCATGGGTCGCAAGGTCCTTGCACCGGAAGTGTATCCGGTATTGAGCCGCTATGCATGGCCGGGAAATGTCAGGGAATTGAAAAACTTTGTGGAACGTTTGGTGATCATGACCCCTTCACGCACCATTACCCTTAAGGATCTGCCTGAAGATTTTCTGCGACAACTGGGTGACGATGCGCCGAAAAATGATCCCTTTCAGCATGCCACCTTCAAGGAAGCCCGGTTTTCCTTCGAAAGGGAATACCTCTGGCGAAAACTCAAGGAATTCGACTGGAACGTGTCGCTGACCGCCCAAAATATCGGCTTGGAAAGAACTCACCTGCATCGAAAAATGAAGGCTTTGGGGTTGCGGCCGACTCATGAGACGGAAGAAGACGGTGAAAACCGTTCGGCACAGGTCTAA
- the fbp gene encoding fructose-1,6-bisphosphate aldolase/phosphatase: MRTTLTAIKADIGSVGGHIQPSRRLLEAVVGHVKQHHRGMLIDFRVTYTGDDIAILCTHTGGVCNEEVHRLAWNAFKAGTDVAKDQGLYGAGQDLLKDAFAGNVRGLGPAVAEMEIEERTAEPFLFFAADKTDPGAYNLPLYLAFADPMYCSGLILSPSMFQGFSFTIMDVNHVEADRIITLNAPEDLYDIASLLRDPERFVIESIHSRETGEQAAAVSTTRLHNIAGKYTGKDDPIMLVRVQGAFPATGEVLAPFNLGAYVAGFMRGSHNGPLMPVKQNTGTSFFDGPPIVSCAAYCVHKGRLTSAVDAFDHPYWDRVRQKISDKATEIRRQGFFGNAMLPYAELEYGGIVQKLKDLEHRFQIRGRDVNESTPEKP; this comes from the coding sequence ATGAGGACGACATTGACAGCCATCAAGGCGGACATCGGCAGCGTTGGAGGTCACATTCAACCCAGCCGCAGGCTGTTGGAAGCGGTTGTGGGACATGTGAAACAGCATCATCGGGGAATGCTCATTGATTTTCGGGTCACTTACACAGGAGACGACATCGCCATCCTGTGCACCCACACGGGCGGGGTGTGCAATGAGGAAGTGCATCGACTGGCCTGGAACGCCTTCAAGGCCGGAACGGATGTGGCGAAGGATCAAGGTCTCTACGGAGCGGGCCAAGACCTGCTTAAAGATGCCTTTGCGGGCAATGTTCGTGGTTTAGGCCCTGCCGTGGCCGAAATGGAGATCGAGGAACGGACCGCGGAACCCTTTCTGTTTTTCGCGGCCGATAAAACAGATCCCGGGGCTTACAACCTGCCGCTCTATCTGGCCTTTGCCGATCCCATGTATTGTTCCGGGCTCATTCTTTCCCCAAGCATGTTTCAAGGCTTTTCTTTTACAATCATGGATGTCAATCATGTGGAAGCTGACCGCATTATCACTTTAAACGCTCCGGAAGATCTCTACGATATCGCCTCTCTGCTTCGGGATCCTGAAAGGTTTGTGATCGAATCCATTCATTCTCGGGAGACCGGGGAACAAGCTGCGGCGGTCAGCACTACGCGACTACACAACATTGCTGGAAAATACACGGGAAAAGATGATCCCATCATGCTGGTGCGCGTGCAAGGGGCTTTTCCCGCCACGGGGGAAGTCTTGGCGCCGTTTAATCTGGGAGCCTACGTCGCCGGATTTATGCGCGGCAGCCACAACGGACCCCTAATGCCCGTGAAGCAAAACACGGGAACATCCTTCTTCGATGGCCCCCCTATTGTTTCCTGTGCCGCTTACTGCGTTCACAAGGGGCGTCTGACCAGCGCCGTGGACGCCTTTGACCATCCCTACTGGGACCGAGTCCGGCAAAAAATTTCCGACAAGGCCACGGAAATCCGTCGTCAAGGCTTTTTCGGAAACGCCATGCTGCCTTACGCCGAATTGGAATACGGCGGGATTGTGCAGAAACTCAAAGACCTTGAACACCGTTTTCAGATTCGAGGACGAGATGTGAACGAAAGCACCCCTGAAAAGCCCTAG